In Paractinoplanes brasiliensis, the following proteins share a genomic window:
- a CDS encoding FtsW/RodA/SpoVE family cell cycle protein, with product MAEDRTQQAPRPSLSRQLLPAVHGLLARPLSSYYLLLACSGLLLLIGLTMVFSATSVKAYAENGNAFSAIANQAVFALLGLFAFWVCQRLPAGTLRDLGKFVLGTAIVLLCVLDLLGALNSVGLLSKPRIGPVHADLLWLYFGPIGLQPAEFAKLGMVLWGADVIARKGPALGHWKELSRPLFPVVGLLFVLVGYNDLGSMLVLLALIVGLLWAAGVRLRIFAALGVLGLAGISLLIAAASGGAGSGQTGEENYRLARLTNFLQPIDQCDLNGPCYQLIQARSAIFEGGWFGVGLGKGALKWNWLPEADNDFIFAVVAEELGVIGCGVVLTLFSVLAYTGFRIARRSQDPFRRLAAAAITTWLVSQAVINMGGVTGTLPITGLPLPFISAGGSALVVTMAAVGMLASFARAEPQASLALNARPPARWVRLVWAPLPPLPPSRRPSPAARETAGAERRR from the coding sequence ATGGCGGAAGACCGGACTCAGCAGGCACCCCGCCCGTCACTGAGCCGGCAGCTGCTGCCCGCCGTGCACGGGCTCCTGGCGCGCCCGCTCTCGTCGTACTACCTGCTGCTCGCCTGCTCCGGCCTGCTGCTGCTGATCGGGCTGACCATGGTCTTCTCGGCGACCAGCGTGAAGGCGTACGCCGAGAACGGCAACGCCTTCAGCGCGATCGCCAACCAGGCCGTCTTCGCGCTGCTCGGCCTGTTCGCGTTCTGGGTCTGCCAGCGGCTGCCCGCCGGCACCCTGCGTGACCTCGGCAAGTTCGTGCTGGGCACGGCCATCGTGCTGCTCTGCGTCCTCGACCTGCTGGGCGCTCTGAACTCGGTCGGCCTGCTCAGCAAGCCGCGGATCGGCCCGGTGCACGCCGACCTGCTCTGGCTCTACTTCGGCCCGATCGGCCTGCAGCCCGCCGAGTTCGCCAAGCTCGGCATGGTGCTCTGGGGCGCCGACGTGATCGCCCGCAAGGGCCCGGCGCTGGGGCACTGGAAGGAGCTGTCCCGCCCGCTGTTCCCGGTCGTCGGCCTGCTGTTCGTGCTGGTCGGCTACAACGACCTGGGTAGCATGCTGGTGCTGCTGGCGCTGATCGTCGGCCTGCTGTGGGCGGCCGGGGTGCGCCTGCGGATCTTCGCCGCTCTCGGCGTGCTCGGCCTGGCCGGCATCAGCCTGCTCATCGCGGCCGCGTCCGGCGGCGCCGGCTCGGGTCAGACCGGCGAGGAGAACTACCGGCTCGCCCGGCTCACCAACTTCCTGCAGCCGATCGACCAGTGCGACCTCAACGGCCCCTGCTATCAGCTGATCCAGGCCCGATCGGCGATCTTCGAGGGCGGCTGGTTCGGGGTCGGCCTGGGCAAGGGCGCGCTCAAGTGGAACTGGCTGCCCGAGGCCGACAACGACTTCATCTTCGCGGTGGTCGCCGAGGAACTGGGTGTGATCGGCTGCGGGGTCGTCCTGACGCTGTTCTCGGTGCTGGCGTACACCGGCTTCCGGATCGCCCGGCGCTCGCAGGACCCGTTCCGCCGGCTGGCGGCGGCGGCGATCACCACCTGGCTGGTGTCCCAGGCCGTGATCAACATGGGCGGCGTGACCGGCACGCTGCCCATCACCGGGCTGCCGCTGCCGTTCATCTCCGCAGGTGGCAGCGCCCTCGTCGTGACCATGGCGGCGGTCGGCATGCTGGCCTCGTTCGCCCGCGCGGAACCGCAGGCGTCACTCGCCCTGAACGCGCGTCCGCCCGCGAGATGGGTACGGCTAGTCTGGGCCCCGCTGCCGCCGCTTCCCCCTTCGCGGCGGCCCAGCCCCGCCGCGCGGGAGACCGCCGGGGCAGAGAGGAGACGGTGA
- the mraY gene encoding phospho-N-acetylmuramoyl-pentapeptide-transferase — MRAVIVAAAVAFIISLFGTPIAIRVFTALKAGQPIRTIGPATHQGKKGTPTMGGVAFIIATVFAYVAGHIALTTLPERQIAQESPTMTALVLLGLFVFCGVVGFLDDFLKVRRRNSDGLSAKGKLLGQLIVGGAFAAVALYVPSTNGETVASEHISFIRDISWLDVGKVGSVLVFVFVIMAMSNGVNLTDGLDGLATGASILVLGAYALIGFWQYRHWCGDSDYARVNDYCYQVRDPLEIAMIAAAAAAACVGFLWWNTSPARIFMGDTGALGLGGLIGGLAVATRTTLLSVIIGGLFVIITMSVVIQIISFKTTGKRVFRMSPLQHHFELAGWSEVNIVVRFWIVAGICVAIGLGLFYSDFLAVMG; from the coding sequence GTGAGGGCAGTCATCGTCGCGGCCGCGGTCGCGTTCATCATCTCGCTGTTCGGCACCCCGATTGCGATCCGGGTCTTCACGGCGCTCAAGGCCGGCCAGCCCATCCGCACCATCGGCCCGGCCACCCACCAGGGCAAGAAGGGCACGCCCACGATGGGTGGTGTCGCCTTCATCATCGCCACGGTCTTCGCGTACGTCGCCGGGCACATCGCCCTCACGACGCTGCCCGAGCGGCAGATCGCGCAGGAGTCGCCGACCATGACGGCGCTGGTCCTGCTCGGCCTGTTCGTGTTCTGCGGCGTGGTCGGCTTCCTCGACGACTTCCTCAAGGTGCGCCGCCGCAACTCCGACGGGCTCAGCGCCAAGGGCAAGCTGCTGGGCCAGCTGATCGTCGGTGGCGCGTTCGCGGCTGTCGCACTCTACGTGCCCAGCACCAACGGCGAGACGGTGGCCAGCGAGCACATCTCGTTCATCCGCGACATCAGCTGGCTCGACGTCGGCAAGGTGGGCTCGGTCCTGGTCTTCGTGTTCGTGATCATGGCCATGTCCAACGGCGTGAACCTGACCGACGGCCTCGACGGTCTGGCCACCGGGGCCTCGATCCTCGTCCTGGGGGCGTACGCGCTGATCGGTTTCTGGCAGTACCGCCACTGGTGCGGCGACTCGGACTACGCCCGGGTCAACGACTACTGCTACCAGGTGCGAGATCCGCTGGAGATCGCGATGATCGCCGCCGCGGCAGCCGCCGCCTGTGTGGGCTTCCTGTGGTGGAACACGTCCCCGGCCCGGATCTTCATGGGTGACACCGGCGCGCTGGGCCTCGGCGGCCTGATCGGCGGCCTGGCCGTGGCCACCCGTACGACGCTGCTGTCGGTCATCATCGGCGGCCTGTTCGTCATCATCACGATGTCGGTGGTCATCCAGATCATCTCGTTCAAGACCACCGGCAAGCGGGTCTTCCGCATGTCGCCGCTGCAGCACCACTTCGAGCTGGCCGGGTGGAGCGAGGTCAACATCGTCGTGCGGTTCTGGATCGTGGCCGGCATCTGCGTCGCCATCGGCCTGGGGCTGTTCTATTCGGACTTCCTCGCGGTGATGGGATAG
- a CDS encoding UDP-N-acetylmuramoyl-tripeptide--D-alanyl-D-alanine ligase, producing MIRLTLGEIAEIAGGRVVHAEPGLAVTGGVEYDSRKISPGGLFVAFEGERADGHEFAGGAVAAGAAAVLSTRDTGQPGVVVEEPLAALAALARVVVSRLGDLTVVGLTGSSGKTTTKDYIGQLLSRIGPTIAPAGSLNNELGFPYTVLQAGEGTRFLVLEMGARGAGHIRYLTEIARPSIGAVLNVGAAHIGEFGSVEGTARAKGELVEALPSDGVAVLNADDPLVAGMASRTRARVILTGESEISDLRASDVSLDDAGRASYTVHHEGRSAKVTLAVAGRHQVANTLAAAAVALSAGMEFDDLAAALGEVGIVSGRRMDVFTRPDGLTVIDDSYNANPSSTAAALHALAAMAGGRRTTAVLGYMAELGEHERSGHEEVGRLAAELGVDRVIVVSAEAAPIAAGARSADGWKGEALVVPDQAAAIEILAGDLDGGDVVLVKGSRYRTWDVVDALRPEEVRP from the coding sequence GTGATTCGTCTGACGCTGGGAGAGATCGCGGAGATCGCCGGCGGCCGTGTGGTGCACGCGGAACCCGGGCTGGCGGTCACCGGGGGAGTGGAGTACGACTCCCGCAAGATCAGCCCGGGTGGGCTGTTCGTCGCGTTCGAGGGCGAGCGGGCCGACGGGCACGAGTTCGCGGGCGGCGCCGTCGCGGCCGGGGCCGCCGCCGTGCTGAGCACCCGGGACACCGGGCAGCCGGGCGTGGTCGTCGAGGAGCCCCTCGCCGCCCTGGCCGCGCTGGCCCGGGTCGTCGTCTCGCGGCTCGGTGACCTCACCGTCGTGGGGCTCACCGGTTCGTCGGGCAAGACGACGACCAAGGACTACATCGGGCAACTACTCTCGCGGATCGGGCCGACGATCGCGCCCGCCGGGTCGCTCAACAACGAGCTGGGCTTCCCGTACACGGTGCTGCAGGCCGGCGAGGGCACCCGCTTCCTGGTGCTCGAGATGGGCGCCCGGGGGGCCGGGCACATCCGCTACCTGACCGAGATCGCCCGGCCGTCGATCGGCGCGGTGCTCAACGTCGGCGCGGCCCACATCGGCGAGTTCGGCTCGGTCGAGGGCACGGCGCGGGCCAAGGGGGAGCTGGTCGAGGCGCTGCCCTCGGACGGGGTGGCCGTGCTCAACGCCGATGATCCGCTGGTCGCCGGGATGGCTTCGCGCACCCGCGCTCGGGTGATTCTCACCGGCGAATCAGAAATATCGGATCTGCGGGCGAGCGACGTGAGCCTCGACGACGCGGGCCGCGCCTCCTACACCGTGCATCACGAGGGCCGCTCGGCGAAGGTCACGCTCGCCGTCGCCGGCCGGCACCAGGTGGCCAACACCCTCGCGGCGGCGGCTGTGGCGCTCTCGGCCGGCATGGAATTCGACGACCTGGCCGCCGCCCTGGGCGAGGTCGGCATCGTCTCCGGCCGCCGCATGGACGTCTTCACCCGGCCCGACGGCCTGACGGTGATTGACGACTCGTACAACGCCAACCCCTCGTCGACGGCAGCCGCCCTGCACGCGCTCGCCGCGATGGCCGGCGGGCGCCGCACCACCGCAGTGCTCGGCTACATGGCCGAGCTCGGCGAGCACGAGCGCTCCGGCCACGAGGAGGTCGGCCGCCTCGCCGCCGAGCTGGGCGTGGACCGGGTGATCGTGGTCAGCGCGGAGGCCGCCCCGATCGCGGCAGGCGCGCGGTCGGCCGACGGCTGGAAGGGCGAGGCGCTCGTCGTGCCCGACCAGGCCGCCGCCATCGAGATCCTGGCCGGTGATTTGGACGGCGGCGACGTCGTGCTGGTCAAGGGTTCCCGATACCGCACGTGGGACGTGGTGGACGCGCTGCGCCCCGAGGAGGTTCGCCCGTGA
- a CDS encoding UDP-N-acetylmuramoyl-L-alanyl-D-glutamate--2,6-diaminopimelate ligase, with translation MPGIPRPETVVPYRTARLAALLPATLTGADVEVTGVTHDSRAVRPGDLYAALPGANRHGSEFSGDVAAAGAAAVLTDAAGHAAAVAAGLPVLVADDPRAVLGTAAAAIYGDPSGRLTMVGITGTAGKTSTAYLVESGLRAAGLTTGLIGTVETRIGDLVVPSVRTTPEATDVHAILAAGLERGVGAVVMEVSSHALAVGRVGGIGFTVGGYTNFGLDHLDFHADADDYFAAKAKLFDGRCRFEVLNFDDVALRPLFKAGTISYSAAGDPAATWWASDVRPSEFGQRFVAHGPGVEVEAGVALPGRHNVANALLALASLVAAGVDARTAADGIASCPGVPGRLEQVAAPGEVLGVVDYAHKPDAIVAALTALRELAAGRGGRVIALIGAGGDRDKGKRPLMGAAAARGADLVIITDDNPRTEDPAAVRAGVRAGAEESGSTAKIIEVPGRRAAIDEAVRLAAAGDVIALLGKGHERGQEVNGQMLPFDDRIELAEALTAAAGGNS, from the coding sequence GTGCCCGGCATTCCCCGTCCCGAAACCGTTGTCCCGTACCGAACGGCACGGTTGGCGGCCCTGTTGCCGGCGACCCTGACCGGCGCCGACGTCGAGGTCACGGGGGTGACGCACGACAGCCGCGCGGTCCGCCCGGGTGATCTCTACGCGGCGTTGCCCGGCGCGAACCGGCACGGCTCCGAGTTCTCCGGCGACGTCGCCGCGGCCGGCGCGGCCGCCGTGCTGACCGACGCCGCCGGCCACGCCGCCGCCGTCGCGGCCGGGCTGCCGGTGCTTGTGGCCGACGACCCGCGGGCGGTGCTCGGCACGGCCGCCGCCGCGATCTACGGCGACCCGTCGGGCCGGCTCACGATGGTCGGCATCACCGGCACGGCCGGCAAGACCTCGACGGCGTACCTGGTGGAGTCGGGCCTGCGGGCCGCCGGGCTGACCACCGGGCTGATCGGCACTGTCGAGACCCGCATCGGCGACCTGGTCGTGCCCAGCGTGCGCACCACCCCCGAGGCCACCGACGTGCACGCGATCCTGGCCGCGGGCCTGGAACGCGGGGTCGGCGCCGTGGTGATGGAGGTGTCCAGCCACGCGCTCGCGGTCGGGCGGGTCGGCGGCATCGGCTTCACGGTCGGCGGCTACACCAACTTCGGCCTCGACCACCTCGACTTCCACGCCGACGCCGACGACTACTTCGCGGCCAAGGCCAAGCTGTTCGACGGCCGCTGCCGGTTCGAGGTGCTCAACTTCGACGACGTGGCGCTGCGCCCGCTGTTCAAGGCCGGGACGATCAGCTATTCGGCGGCCGGGGACCCGGCGGCCACGTGGTGGGCCTCCGACGTGCGCCCGTCCGAGTTCGGGCAGCGTTTCGTCGCGCACGGCCCCGGCGTCGAGGTCGAGGCGGGTGTGGCGTTGCCCGGCCGGCACAACGTGGCCAACGCCCTGCTGGCCCTGGCCTCGCTGGTGGCCGCGGGCGTCGACGCCCGTACGGCGGCCGACGGCATCGCGTCCTGCCCCGGCGTGCCCGGCCGCCTCGAGCAGGTGGCCGCCCCCGGCGAGGTGCTCGGCGTGGTCGACTACGCGCACAAGCCGGATGCGATCGTGGCCGCGCTGACCGCGCTGCGGGAGCTCGCGGCCGGGCGCGGCGGCCGGGTGATCGCCCTGATCGGGGCCGGGGGCGACCGTGACAAGGGCAAACGTCCGCTGATGGGCGCCGCTGCGGCCCGCGGCGCCGACCTGGTGATCATCACCGACGACAACCCGAGGACCGAGGATCCGGCGGCCGTCCGCGCGGGGGTGCGGGCCGGTGCGGAGGAGTCCGGGTCGACTGCGAAGATCATCGAAGTCCCCGGGCGGCGCGCCGCGATCGACGAGGCCGTACGGCTGGCCGCCGCGGGCGACGTGATCGCGTTGCTGGGCAAGGGACACGAGCGGGGCCAGGAGGTGAACGGTCAGATGCTGCCGTTCGACGACCGCATCGAGCTCGCCGAGGCGCTGACCGCCGCGGCCGGGGGTAATTCGTGA
- a CDS encoding peptidoglycan D,D-transpeptidase FtsI family protein, with the protein MPPRADDVPPRRGAQPRRGTSRDLPAEGDDTPKPSRGFGGIGDARAYTPRGRTVAERDQRTRSPRAGRTSDPFRRALQVLEGGQPPRRGRSTTEEPPPTRPERRTPEKSERRTPEKKQPPRSRRPEVEDDEDEFRPARRPGGRVVADRERARTTASKPARTTATKPARSSRPTASPRTGKARTVSGPRVDRAVRAVAPEPPRLANSTRRLRIGAVVALSLFAMIGIRLVVLQVASSSEDADRLVALRKDRLAEVRLPAPRGSILDRDGAVLAHSVPARFVGADPVLIKDPVNTAALLSPIIGVPQSKLVPLMSPHKRPGGGDARFEFLAQGVDVSVGDRIAAMKLPGIVVKEDERRDVPNADLAANLIGFTGADNSGLEGLEARYDSLLRGADGERQFEIGKGDLNKPIPGGFEKFTEPQPGTSLQLTIDSKLQYEVQRILAEQSKKTKATMAGAVVMDVRTGEVLAQASYPPYNAAKPGEYTPTEREDVPSSIVADPGSVHKAFIFGAALQEGLIKPDSVLTIGPALERGGYRFQDGHMQPKGTKMTMAGLLAYSSNVGTILIADQLGKEKVYEYQQKFGLGRSTNEGMPGEAEGRILKPEEWSGSASGSVPIGMSVDATLVQMAAGYAAIANDGTYIQPHLIKSMISGKDGKATPAAPPSSHKVLDPEVARQLRLWMEAVVDNKGATGTQAAVPAYRVAGKTGTGKRLIDGQYTSANYGSFIGMAPAENPRYVIAVSADVPVGTGGDVAAPAFAKMMSYALLHYRVPASTTPAPKFKIHP; encoded by the coding sequence ATGCCGCCGCGAGCCGACGACGTTCCTCCGCGCCGGGGCGCTCAGCCCCGGCGCGGCACGTCTCGTGACCTGCCCGCCGAGGGCGACGACACCCCGAAGCCGAGCCGCGGCTTCGGGGGCATCGGCGACGCGCGGGCCTACACCCCGCGCGGGCGTACCGTGGCCGAGCGCGACCAGCGCACCCGGTCGCCACGGGCCGGGCGCACGTCCGATCCGTTCCGACGCGCGCTGCAGGTGCTCGAGGGCGGTCAGCCGCCGCGCCGCGGCCGCTCGACGACGGAGGAGCCGCCGCCCACCCGGCCCGAGCGCAGGACGCCGGAGAAGAGCGAACGGCGGACGCCCGAGAAGAAGCAGCCACCCCGCAGCCGGCGACCCGAGGTCGAGGACGACGAGGACGAGTTCCGTCCCGCGCGCCGTCCGGGTGGGCGGGTCGTCGCCGACCGCGAGCGGGCTCGCACCACTGCCTCGAAGCCGGCCCGGACGACCGCGACGAAGCCCGCCCGTTCGAGCCGCCCGACGGCCTCACCGCGTACGGGGAAAGCCCGGACCGTCAGTGGACCGCGGGTGGACCGTGCCGTCCGTGCCGTCGCGCCCGAACCGCCCCGCCTGGCCAACAGCACCCGGCGGCTGCGGATCGGCGCCGTCGTCGCGCTGTCCCTGTTCGCCATGATCGGCATCCGGCTGGTCGTCCTGCAGGTCGCGTCGTCGTCCGAGGACGCGGACCGCTTGGTCGCGCTGCGCAAGGACAGGCTGGCCGAGGTGCGCCTGCCCGCGCCGCGCGGCAGCATCCTCGACCGTGACGGCGCCGTGCTCGCGCACAGTGTCCCGGCCCGGTTCGTCGGCGCCGACCCCGTGCTGATCAAGGATCCGGTCAACACGGCGGCCCTGCTCAGCCCGATCATCGGGGTCCCGCAGTCCAAGCTCGTGCCGCTGATGTCGCCCCACAAGCGACCCGGCGGTGGCGACGCCCGCTTCGAGTTCCTGGCGCAGGGTGTCGACGTCTCGGTCGGCGACCGGATCGCGGCCATGAAGCTGCCCGGCATCGTGGTCAAGGAGGACGAGCGGCGGGACGTGCCGAACGCCGACCTCGCGGCCAACCTGATCGGCTTCACCGGCGCCGACAACTCCGGTTTGGAGGGGCTCGAGGCCCGCTACGACTCGTTGCTGCGCGGCGCCGACGGCGAGCGGCAGTTCGAGATCGGCAAGGGCGACCTGAACAAGCCGATCCCGGGCGGGTTCGAGAAGTTCACCGAGCCGCAGCCGGGCACCTCGCTGCAGCTGACCATCGACAGCAAGCTGCAGTACGAGGTGCAGCGGATCCTGGCCGAGCAGAGCAAGAAGACCAAGGCGACCATGGCCGGCGCCGTGGTGATGGACGTGCGGACCGGCGAGGTGCTGGCCCAGGCGAGCTACCCGCCGTACAACGCGGCCAAGCCGGGCGAGTACACGCCGACCGAGCGCGAGGACGTGCCGAGCAGCATCGTGGCCGACCCCGGATCGGTGCACAAGGCCTTCATCTTCGGCGCGGCGCTGCAGGAGGGGCTGATCAAGCCGGACTCGGTGCTGACCATCGGGCCGGCCCTGGAGCGCGGCGGCTACCGGTTCCAGGACGGGCACATGCAGCCCAAGGGCACCAAGATGACGATGGCGGGCCTGCTGGCGTACTCGTCGAATGTGGGCACGATCCTGATCGCGGACCAGCTCGGCAAGGAGAAGGTGTACGAGTACCAGCAGAAGTTCGGGCTGGGCCGGTCGACCAACGAGGGCATGCCGGGCGAGGCCGAGGGCCGGATCCTGAAGCCGGAGGAGTGGAGCGGCTCGGCGTCGGGCTCGGTGCCGATCGGCATGAGCGTGGACGCGACGCTGGTGCAGATGGCGGCCGGGTACGCGGCGATCGCGAACGACGGCACCTACATCCAGCCGCACCTGATCAAGTCGATGATCTCGGGTAAGGACGGCAAGGCCACCCCGGCCGCGCCGCCCTCGTCGCACAAGGTGCTCGACCCCGAGGTGGCGCGGCAGCTGCGCCTCTGGATGGAGGCCGTGGTCGACAACAAGGGCGCGACCGGCACCCAGGCGGCGGTCCCGGCCTATCGGGTGGCGGGCAAGACCGGCACCGGCAAGCGGCTGATCGACGGGCAGTATACCAGCGCCAACTACGGCTCGTTCATCGGCATGGCGCCGGCCGAGAACCCGCGGTACGTCATCGCGGTGTCGGCCGACGTTCCGGTGGGCACCGGCGGCGACGTGGCGGCCCCGGCGTTCGCCAAGATGATGTCGTACGCGCTCCTGCACTACCGGGTGCCCGCCTCGACGACGCCGGCGCCCAAGTTCAAGATCCATCCATGA